The DNA sequence TTTGTCGGCGGTAGCGGCATATTTCATTCGCTCACCTTGGGTTTTTCCTCTTTCGGTCATCATCGGCGGCACTATCAGCGGCTCGCTCAAATACAAAAGCCAACCGACTGAGTCTGCCCCTCCGCCACCCTTGCGCATCCAATGGGCTAACTTTTGGTTGTTTTGGGGAGTACTCCTAGGGGCTTGGTTGTTGGCAGAGCTGAGCGGATCCTCGCTTATCAGGCTTTTTGTCAACTTTTACCGCAATGGTGCTTTTATTTACGGAGGAGGGCAAGTCTTGATTCCGGTATTGTTTACAGAGTTTGTCCGCTTCAAAGAATTAATGACTGCCGAAGAGTTCCTTTCTGGTTATGGTCTTGCACAGCTCATCCCCGGGCCGGTCTTTTGCTTTACGGCTTTTATAGGGGTCTTATCTATGGAAAGTTATGGTATTTGGGGACAACTATTGGGCGCTTTGATGGCCAGCGCCGGGATTTTTCTACCCGGCACTTTTTCCATCTTTTTCGTGATTCGGTTTTGGGACAGACTCAAACACTACCGCGCCGTGCGGGCATCGCTTGAAGGAATCAATGCCACAAGCGCGGGGCTGGTCATTGCTGCGGCCATTCTACTGACCGAGCCACACACAGCCCTGCCTTGGCACTTGATGCTTATCTTTGGGACGACGCTTATCTTACAGTTTACCAAAATCCCCCACCCGTTTATCATCTTGGGTGGCTTGGTGACCGGCATTGTGTTGCAGTTGGCAGGCATATTGGTTTGAAAACTTGTTTTGCCACCCTTCCCATTTATACAAATTTTATATTAGAAAAAGTTAATATACACATATAAGAAATTGGTTTGGGAAACCTGCACGCTGAGAATCCTTGATAATCAAAGAACTCAAATCCTGTAAATCCACAAATTTTGTGAATCTTGGTATAAGCCTCATCGCTTGCCGACCTAAGGCTTTTGAGCCAATACCATGCGCGCCTTCCCTTGTAAATCTGGCAATATCTCTACTCCCGCAAATCCGTCCTTCTGAAGAAGGTGAACGACTCCTTTGGCATAATTCTCATGGATTTCGAAAAACAACCACCCTCCCTCATACAGGGTTTGGCGTGCATAACGGCTGATGGCTTCATAAAAAAGCAGGGGATTTTGATCACTAACGAATAAAGCTGTATGAGGCTCATATTCCCGCACATTGGCCCGCATCTTGGCCTGCTCGGCAAGCGGGATATAGGGTGGGTTGCTGACAATCGTGTGCCAACGTTGGGCGAGCAAGTTAGGTGATGGACTCAAGATATCATCTTGCCAGAGAGCTGCATTGCGCAAGTGCAGCTGTTCTTGGTTTTGGCGAGCTACCGCAAGGGCTTCGTCGGATATATCTACTCCGCTGACGAGCGCCTTAGGGTTGGCCGCCGCTAGACTGAGGGCGATGCAGCCACTGCCCGTACCGACATCCAACACTCTGGGCTGCAAGCCCTTGAGTGCTTGAGGGTGATCAAGTATGGTTTGTACGAGCTGTTCGGTTTCGGGTCGGGGGATAAGTACCGCCGGAGATACCAGCCAAGTATGCTCATAAAAGTAGGCTTTGCCCAAAATATATTGTAGGGGTTCTTGTGAGGCTAGCCGTGGCAAGGCGGTAGCCAGCGCATTGAGCCAAGGACTGTGAGGCTCCAGCCCTGTTTCGAGCGCCCAACGATGCGCGGAAATTTGGCTCAACTCTTCTATCAGCCAGCGCGCCATACTCCGGCATTCTTGAGGGCTATGGTCTGATAAGTGGCTAGATAAGTACGTTTCACAAGCTGCCAACAAGGCTTGAAAGCTTGTGGGGGTTTCAAAAGGAAGTAGCGCCATAGGTAAACTGTATGCGTGTTTTACAACCCACCGAACATTTTCATAACATCCCCTCGTTTTGCTTCCAAAGGCGAGTTTGTGAAATATCCAGTGGGGTGGGGGTTTTATCAAAAATAAGACATCTCCATACACGAAACAAACTTTGGTGCTATTTGCCTACGCGCTCTCGTAGACAAGGTTGGGCTGTGTTATTTCGCTACAAGCTCTGGCTGAGGTTCGTGGATGCTGTCTGTCAGCGATACTAGCCATTGTTGTTGGCCACCAAAGCATCATTGAGCGCCTCCCAAGAGCTGAAACCCAAAAACTGGACATACTTTTCCTTGGTGCGGGTGTTGAAGTTGTAATGTTCGTAACGCTGTGGCAAAAAAACACGTCTGGTGGATGAACTACTAATCCCTATTAGCGCTGCAGCCCTTTGGTATTGTTGTTCAGACCATTGGGTGTATGGGAATTTCAATATTTGATAATCCATCAAGTCTTTTTCTTGGATTATCTCTTGGCATTTTTGCCAGAGAGCATCTGCCAATTTTTGTTTGAATAATAGCTGTAGCATAGAAGTATCGGGTAAGTTTGGTAAAGATTAAGTCGAAGTATGTAGTGGCCTGTAAGCGTTTGGCTATTCTATAGTGTTGAGATTTACATCACGGAAAAGCCAAAGAAATAGAAGCCTTTGAGTAGCGCTTTTTGTAACATAGAGAATTACCTATTGAAACTTTAAAAAAATCATATTGCAGCTTAATAATTAAAAATTGTAAGTATTTTAGTAAATAAAATCACTCAATAAATACACTTAGATTTGTGGGTATATGGCTTGGTCACGCTGCTGGACATTTTCAAACCCCACAGTTCACAAGAAAGACACAAGTATTGGTGAAAAGGATGCAAGCTGCGTTTATTTATGCTAATATCTACTTGCCGCTCAAGGATTTTCAGTGCGCAGATTTCCCCAACCAATTGTGATTGGGGATAAAATCCCTCTGTACTGTTTCACGGTCGGGGCTGCTTTTCCGAAAATGTCTAGTGGTGTGGTATTCGCCGATTCAGTTATACCTAGGGTCAATGGGATAGTTGGCCAATGCCTTGTATTTCCCCCCCATTTGTTTGAGTACGGCTCGCCAGAAGCCTTCGGCAGCCGTTTTGAAGATAAATTCAGCTCCTAAACGGGTATGAATCCAAGCATTTTGTTTGAGTTCGCCTTCGAGTTGGCCGGCGCTCCATCCTGAATATCCGGCAAAAAACCGCAGCCTTTCAGGATCTATCTGCCCTAGATTGATGAGCGTGGCCAGTTGCTCATAGTCGCCTCCCCAGTAGAGGTTGGGGATAATCTCTTGGCAGTCCTTGATTTCGGGATAATTATGGAGGAA is a window from the Eisenibacter elegans DSM 3317 genome containing:
- the chrA gene encoding chromate efflux transporter, whose product is MRRLRYLVFLRDILWLAIIGFGGPQVHFALFLDILVQKRRYLSEKDLLELNALCQILPGPSSTQTLTAVGFKIGGPSLAYLTLLVWALPAVSLMTIFALTISIFKANTLSLAFLKLIDPMAVGFLCYAAIKITAIVVKTKMSAGLVILSAVAAYFIRSPWVFPLSVIIGGTISGSLKYKSQPTESAPPPPLRIQWANFWLFWGVLLGAWLLAELSGSSLIRLFVNFYRNGAFIYGGGQVLIPVLFTEFVRFKELMTAEEFLSGYGLAQLIPGPVFCFTAFIGVLSMESYGIWGQLLGALMASAGIFLPGTFSIFFVIRFWDRLKHYRAVRASLEGINATSAGLVIAAAILLTEPHTALPWHLMLIFGTTLILQFTKIPHPFIILGGLVTGIVLQLAGILV
- the prmC gene encoding peptide chain release factor N(5)-glutamine methyltransferase codes for the protein MALLPFETPTSFQALLAACETYLSSHLSDHSPQECRSMARWLIEELSQISAHRWALETGLEPHSPWLNALATALPRLASQEPLQYILGKAYFYEHTWLVSPAVLIPRPETEQLVQTILDHPQALKGLQPRVLDVGTGSGCIALSLAAANPKALVSGVDISDEALAVARQNQEQLHLRNAALWQDDILSPSPNLLAQRWHTIVSNPPYIPLAEQAKMRANVREYEPHTALFVSDQNPLLFYEAISRYARQTLYEGGWLFFEIHENYAKGVVHLLQKDGFAGVEILPDLQGKARMVLAQKP
- a CDS encoding YqgE/AlgH family protein, giving the protein MDTRLKGHLLIAEPFLGDANFERSVVLLCEHNDDGAFGFVLNQPSEWSLPEVLPQVSDERFGIYIGGPVANNTLHFLHNYPEIKDCQEIIPNLYWGGDYEQLATLINLGQIDPERLRFFAGYSGWSAGQLEGELKQNAWIHTRLGAEFIFKTAAEGFWRAVLKQMGGKYKALANYPIDPRYN